ATAAACTCGGCCCTGGcgactgctgcatttttccagcaccttctgttttaattctaagtggaaccttaatatctgcttagtacacaggccaatttatctttctggggtgagtgtgtctgagaggtatgcaactggaaaacattttccattcacctcctgcattgctgcagtatatatagattgttctcactctgccagcagggctgtgggattaattggatagatcttaaagacagcccgactgggcaggatgagccaaatggtttccatctgtgatgtatcattccataaaacagaatattcagcatcaggagaaagaaagtgaaagaaaccagtctctgtgggatttacccaaccagtgtgagcaccttcaggagagcaaagagaggggaggaaaccagtgggaaaagttttaaaaactcggggtattcccacaggagaacactggtttaaatcaattttataaatggagaatggcagcgcacaaattccgaggaatgcatttaaaaaaattatttgatcttaattgcacaagataattttctattattgtctttgacaatgacgccgttaattcccaggtgcccctgcgggtatgaaagtcctattcattccacaggagtCCATTGCGCAGGCGCAATGctatatctggagcgtgcgcagtgtcactttgcttgGAGCCCTGTGAGTGCGGGAGCTGCTTTTTTCAACGGGTGAGtcggtggggctgcgggagaaatggagccgggagtcgggggagggagggagctatggcttcacaaacatccgctgtaggccgcacggcccgaataagaccctgcaggtcccgggtttacagctcccaggcttttatccCGGGATCAGGCCCCAgttatcggccgccatcttgtttcagcggggaaggagagcgcatgcgctgctgtcggtggcgggtcacaatgggcgtggtttcaggggctggttcagaacctctgtcttcagagggacaatagaatcatagaaaccctacagcacagaaagaggccattcggcccatcgagtctgcaccgaccacaatcccacccaggccccagccccatatccctacatattttacccactgatccctctaatctatgtatcccaggacactcgggggcaatttttttagcatagccaatcaacctaacccgcacatctttggactgtgggaggaaaccagagcacccggaggaaaccctcgcagagaggggagggtcgggatggcgacctcctcgtgaacctgggcctggcgaagcgtgccatttaccggtccaggcagcgggcgatcgagggggccgtccatcctgactgtctgcccctctactgcgactacgttcacggccaggtgtccctggagagggaataTGCGGTGTCTACAGGCACGGTTGACGCCTTCTgcccccgttgggcaccgcagggattggggtgcgttatcgacccgaaTAATCAcactatgatttgatgtttttaagtttcctttgtactttgatttttgttcgggctgttccccctctttttggggagctgccccttttactttgtcctgatttaacttgagtttgttcatttggtttgaccttaaaaaaggccaacatctgtgagtaaaatactttttcttttctccccctttccatttcttttctcattctgggggaaattggggacttgcagcaactgaagggaaaggaagtgaatccagttggtatgttccacacattgttagtccagtcagatagacatatatctgtctgggagCCTGCATGGAggtttccagctctctctgtccaggacaggaagcagtgagcatggatctatcaatcagcctcaatcagagggtgaatattagatacagcagagtgacaatggagggagagtgtgtgggatggagatttgcagctcttggggaatgagagtggaaagaatgttccatagaaactagaattgtctgttctgaatttctatcctgtattgacagtgataacctttgtaaactccttttacaggacatcagaagttgaggattttacagacagaaatctcaaaccaaacatcacatcaacatctgacagagtcactcaattcatcgggacctgaatatcttcggtctttgaatccagaaggagaaatgtttctctgttctgtcggcTTTCGCagtctttaaacatcagtgtgactggaacaggactgacacacacacacacacacacacacacacacaatcaactgagattttcccatgcagtgactgtggaaagagcctcccagttacacagcctgaaaaaatattgCACCATCACAGCAGGGCACTATAATCTTGTTCCGTGTGAGACTTCAACTGATGGTCAAACCTGGAGcaacacaaggacacctgcaccatggagaaaccgtggaaatgtggggactgtgggaagggttgcaaaaccccctctgagctgcaaattcatcgacgtattcacaccggagagaagccgtacacctgttctgtgtgtgggcagagattcactcggttatatcatctgcagcgacatcggctggttcacactggagaaagagcattcatctgctttgagtgtgggaacggattcgctcatttacccgatctgcagagacaccagcgcgttcacactggagagagaccattcacctgcttggtgtgtgggaaaggatttatgcagttatccaatctgtcgaaacacaaagtcactcacagcaatgagaaaccctttaaatgctctgactgtggaagtggtttcaaaagctctcgggaactgacgatccaccagcggattcacactggggagagaccgttcagctgctctcactgtacaaagacatttagaacatcatcccacctgcgggagcaccagcgaattcacaccagggagagaccgttcacctgctctgtgtgtgggaagggattcactcattcatccagcctgctgagtcacaatctcactcacacccaggagagaccctttaaatgctctgactgtggcagtggtttcaaaagttctcgggatctGGTTATCCaccagcgcagtcacactgaggagagaccattcagctgctctcactgcacaaagagatttagaacatcatccagcctgcgggagcaccagcgagttcacactggggagagaccgttcacctgctgtttgtgtgggaagggattcactcagtcatccagcctgcggagacaccagcgagttcacgaatgatgacaggggttggatgctgctattaatcacatccaggactgaaccatgttcattctgacagttggtgaagtgggaaggTTGGACGGTTTCTttttgctggactggccggtctcacgactttgcttccagtggctgatgctctttgagcctgggagagcacatttccactgaaatgatccacaaaagctgatgaaggacatttatttatcctggatagtaaatagtgtttttcctaccactacaggtcgatctgaaataaacacagaaaggactggaaaaatgcattaggtctggcaacatttatggagagagaaacagtgttaatatttcacactactggattgggaatcaatctagtaaatctcctctgaactgcttccatgg
This DNA window, taken from Mustelus asterias unplaced genomic scaffold, sMusAst1.hap1.1 HAP1_SCAFFOLD_42, whole genome shotgun sequence, encodes the following:
- the LOC144482787 gene encoding uncharacterized protein LOC144482787, with the translated sequence MEKPWKCGDCGKGCKTPSELQIHRRIHTGEKPYTCSVCGQRFTRLYHLQRHRLVHTGERAFICFECGNGFAHLPDLQRHQRVHTGERPFTCLVCGKGFMQLSNLSKHKVTHSNEKPFKCSDCGSGFKSSRELTIHQRIHTGERPFSCSHCTKTFRTSSHLREHQRIHTRERPFTCSVCGKGFTHSSSLLSHNLTHTQERPFKCSDCGSGFKSSRDLVIHQRSHTEERPFSCSHCTKRFRTSSSLREHQRVHTGERPFTCCLCGKGFTQSSSLRRHQRVHE